In Colwellia sp. PAMC 20917, a single genomic region encodes these proteins:
- the pilW gene encoding type IV pilus biogenesis/stability protein PilW yields the protein MIKFLPRLFITSVIALLIVLSGCVTQNYENDSTIPVVESDSSNNEMAMTRISLGLGYLKMGNTSQAKLNLEKAKRFSPNLSQVYTAFAHYYDVVGESQLATNAYEQALSIDEKNPDTLNNYGVFLCRHEKYADAEKYTLKAIAIPTYLMVSQSYENLALCQLKAGEFVKAEKYFTKSIQHSPNRASALLQMVRLQYAIGDYKSAQRYVKLYEKATRRFSPEALSLAYKVFEKQRNYRTAKNYASMLVKMFPTSYQAKQYILNALEHTEADDLAKIYQASILTTSDALPPKRVVVLSPNKSQKKRLKQGAKKTTVAKTTDVETINIKDTQEQLKANLEVKTHIIAKGDNLFSLSKQYNIHMKTLERWNNITRSDILKLGQTLYVYLPEHTDTMPTNNTTNQVEQEKTQ from the coding sequence ATGATTAAATTTCTGCCGCGGTTATTTATAACGAGCGTTATCGCTTTGTTAATTGTCCTTTCTGGGTGTGTAACACAAAATTATGAGAACGACAGTACAATACCTGTAGTAGAAAGTGATTCAAGTAATAATGAAATGGCGATGACTCGAATTTCATTAGGTCTTGGCTATTTAAAGATGGGAAATACTAGCCAAGCGAAGTTGAACTTGGAAAAAGCAAAGCGCTTTTCACCGAACTTATCCCAAGTTTATACGGCGTTTGCTCATTATTATGATGTGGTTGGCGAATCACAGCTTGCTACCAATGCTTATGAACAAGCGTTATCAATCGATGAGAAAAATCCAGATACCTTAAATAATTATGGTGTTTTTCTTTGTCGACATGAAAAGTATGCCGACGCTGAAAAATACACTTTAAAAGCGATAGCAATCCCAACGTACTTAATGGTCTCGCAAAGTTACGAAAACCTGGCGCTTTGTCAACTTAAAGCCGGTGAATTTGTTAAGGCTGAAAAATACTTTACAAAATCTATTCAGCATAGTCCTAATCGCGCATCAGCTTTATTACAAATGGTTCGCTTACAGTACGCTATTGGCGATTATAAATCCGCGCAACGTTATGTGAAACTTTATGAAAAAGCAACTCGTCGCTTTAGTCCTGAAGCGCTTTCATTGGCTTATAAGGTTTTTGAAAAGCAGCGCAATTATCGTACAGCTAAAAATTATGCCAGTATGTTGGTAAAAATGTTCCCAACGTCTTACCAAGCTAAGCAATATATTTTAAATGCGCTTGAGCATACTGAAGCGGATGACTTAGCAAAGATTTATCAAGCATCGATTTTAACAACTAGTGACGCTTTACCACCAAAACGTGTCGTTGTTTTGTCACCGAATAAGTCCCAAAAAAAACGGCTAAAACAAGGGGCTAAAAAAACAACAGTTGCTAAAACTACTGACGTAGAGACGATAAATATCAAGGATACCCAAGAACAGTTAAAGGCTAATCTTGAAGTGAAAACACATATTATTGCCAAAGGCGACAATTTATTTAGCCTCTCAAAACAATACAATATTCATATGAAGACACTAGAGCGCTGGAATAATATTACTCGTAGCGATATTTTAAAGCTAGGCCAAACGCTCTATGTTTATTTACCAGAGCATACTGATACTATGCCAACCAACAATACTACTAATCAAGTTGAACAAGAGAAAACCCAATGA
- a CDS encoding bifunctional tRNA (adenosine(37)-C2)-methyltransferase TrmG/ribosomal RNA large subunit methyltransferase RlmN yields the protein MSEVTEVVSPTVSAVKKKVNLLNLDHQGMREYFASIGEKPFRADQMMKWIYHFGYSDFELMTNLNKKLREKLQRETEISAPEISEKQVSTDGTIKYSLRLEGGQEVETVWIPENDRATLCVSSQVGCALECTFCATAQQGFNRNLSMSEIIGQVWRVANDIGATRIAGKRPITNIVMMGMGEPLLNMKNLIPALDTMLNDLGYGLSKRRVTVSTSGVVPALDMLKEKIDCALAISIHAGNNELRDVLVPINKKYPLEEFIAAAGRYIDGSKANKQATIEYVMLDHVNDSTDQAHELAIALKDLPSKINLIPFNPYPGSPYKRSSNSRIDRFDKVLQSYGLTVITRRTRGDDIDAACGQLAGDVFDRTKRTAMNSSKNDESKAQEISVKLV from the coding sequence ATGAGTGAAGTGACTGAAGTTGTAAGCCCGACCGTATCTGCGGTAAAGAAGAAAGTAAATCTATTAAACTTGGATCATCAAGGGATGCGTGAATACTTTGCTTCAATTGGCGAAAAGCCATTTCGTGCCGATCAAATGATGAAATGGATATATCATTTTGGTTACTCTGATTTTGAATTAATGACTAATTTGAACAAAAAATTACGTGAAAAATTACAACGTGAAACAGAAATTAGTGCACCAGAGATATCTGAAAAGCAAGTATCAACCGACGGCACGATAAAATACTCTTTACGCCTCGAAGGTGGTCAAGAAGTCGAAACAGTGTGGATCCCTGAAAACGATCGCGCAACATTATGTGTATCCTCGCAAGTCGGTTGTGCACTTGAATGTACGTTTTGTGCCACGGCGCAACAAGGCTTTAATCGCAATTTGTCTATGAGCGAAATTATCGGTCAAGTATGGCGTGTTGCTAATGATATTGGCGCGACACGTATCGCTGGAAAACGTCCCATTACCAATATTGTTATGATGGGAATGGGCGAACCGCTTTTAAATATGAAAAATTTAATTCCAGCGCTTGATACTATGTTAAATGATTTAGGCTACGGCCTCTCAAAACGTCGAGTAACAGTGAGCACTTCTGGTGTAGTACCGGCACTTGATATGTTAAAAGAAAAAATAGATTGTGCATTAGCCATTTCAATTCACGCGGGTAACAACGAGCTTCGTGATGTATTGGTCCCGATAAACAAAAAGTATCCTTTAGAAGAGTTTATTGCGGCAGCTGGACGTTATATTGATGGTTCAAAAGCGAATAAGCAGGCAACGATTGAATATGTGATGTTAGACCATGTTAATGACAGTACTGACCAAGCACATGAACTTGCTATCGCTTTGAAAGATTTACCGAGTAAAATTAATCTGATCCCGTTTAACCCTTACCCTGGCTCGCCTTATAAACGTTCAAGTAATTCACGTATTGACCGTTTTGATAAAGTATTGCAGTCATATGGTTTAACCGTAATTACACGCCGTACCCGTGGTGATGATATTGATGCGGCTTGTGGCCAATTAGCTGGTGATGTTTTTGATAGAACAAAGCGAACAGCAATGAACTCTTCAAAAAATGACGAGTCTAAAGCCCAAGAGATTTCAGTTAAACTGGTCTAA
- the ndk gene encoding nucleoside-diphosphate kinase, whose product MAIERTFSIVKPDAVAKNFIGQIYNRFETAGLKIVASKMIHLSQEKAEGFYAEHSERPFFGALVSFMTSGPVMVQVLEGENAVLKNREIMGATNPAEALAGTIRADLADSIDENAAHGSDALESAAREIAYFFSDDEICPRTR is encoded by the coding sequence ATGGCTATCGAACGTACTTTTTCTATCGTAAAACCAGACGCAGTTGCTAAAAACTTCATTGGTCAAATTTATAACCGTTTTGAAACTGCTGGTTTAAAAATTGTTGCTTCTAAAATGATTCACTTAAGCCAAGAAAAAGCTGAAGGCTTTTACGCTGAACATAGCGAACGTCCTTTCTTTGGCGCTTTAGTTTCATTCATGACTTCTGGTCCAGTTATGGTTCAAGTTTTAGAAGGCGAAAACGCTGTTCTTAAAAACCGTGAAATCATGGGTGCTACTAACCCAGCTGAAGCACTTGCTGGTACTATCCGTGCTGATCTTGCTGATAGCATCGACGAAAATGCTGCTCACGGTTCTGACGCTTTAGAATCTGCTGCACGTGAAATTGCTTACTTCTTCTCAGATGACGAAATTTGCCCACGCACTCGTTAA
- a CDS encoding NAD-dependent malic enzyme, with amino-acid sequence MTINIKRPLYIHYAGPSLLETPLLNKGSAFDEEERTNFNLMGLLPPRYETIDEQVERAFMQYNKFRTNLNKHIYLRTIHDNNETLFFRLVQAHLAEMMPIIYTPTVGDACEQFSDIYRSSRGLFISYEDRHHMDDILRNATKNKIKVIVVTDGERILGLGDQGIGGMGIPIGKLSLYTACGGISPAYTLPVMLDVGTNNEKLLNDPMYMGRRHKRINQEEYNEFVDMFIQAVKRRWPHVLLQFEDFAQPNATPLLNKYRDEICCFNDDIQGTASVTVGTLLAACRIKGRKLAKETTLSQQKVVFVGSGSAGCGIAEQIIAQMVSEGISAKQARSQIFMVDRFGLLTDGMADLRDFQQKLVQSPRTIATWAVLGRYATLLEVMNNAQPDILIGVSGVPGLFTEPVIRAMKSHCPMPIIFPLSNPIKQVEATPTQVINWTQGEVIVATGSPFKPVEYQGKTFPIVQCNNSYIFPGLGLGIVSANINRVTDEMLMVASETLAKASPLANTGLGELLPPLTEIASLSRKIAFAVAKVAFDQNLALRIDDESLLAKIEQNFWQPEYRQYRRSSV; translated from the coding sequence ATGACAATAAATATTAAACGTCCGTTATATATCCACTATGCTGGTCCAAGTCTTTTAGAAACACCCCTGTTAAATAAAGGTAGCGCTTTTGACGAAGAGGAGCGCACTAATTTTAACTTAATGGGCTTATTGCCACCCCGTTATGAAACAATAGACGAGCAAGTTGAACGTGCTTTTATGCAATATAATAAGTTTCGAACCAACTTAAATAAGCATATTTATTTACGTACAATTCATGATAACAACGAAACTTTATTTTTCAGGCTCGTTCAGGCGCACTTAGCTGAGATGATGCCGATTATTTATACGCCGACAGTAGGTGATGCGTGTGAGCAATTTTCAGATATTTATCGTAGCTCGCGTGGATTATTTATTTCTTATGAAGATAGACATCACATGGATGATATTCTTCGTAATGCGACCAAAAATAAAATAAAAGTCATTGTTGTTACCGATGGCGAGCGTATTCTTGGTCTGGGTGATCAAGGCATAGGTGGAATGGGTATTCCGATAGGCAAGCTTTCACTTTATACCGCTTGTGGCGGCATTAGCCCCGCGTATACTTTGCCGGTAATGCTCGATGTTGGTACCAATAACGAAAAGTTATTGAATGACCCTATGTATATGGGACGTCGTCATAAACGTATTAATCAAGAAGAATACAACGAGTTTGTTGACATGTTTATTCAAGCAGTGAAACGTCGTTGGCCACATGTATTATTACAATTTGAAGATTTTGCTCAACCCAATGCCACACCATTACTTAATAAGTATCGTGATGAAATTTGTTGTTTCAATGATGATATTCAAGGGACCGCCTCAGTGACTGTCGGTACTTTACTAGCAGCATGCCGCATTAAAGGGCGTAAGCTTGCTAAAGAAACTACATTATCACAGCAAAAAGTTGTCTTTGTTGGCAGTGGCTCTGCCGGTTGCGGTATTGCTGAACAAATTATTGCGCAAATGGTTAGTGAAGGTATTTCTGCAAAACAAGCACGCAGTCAAATTTTTATGGTCGACCGTTTTGGTTTACTAACCGATGGTATGGCTGATTTACGAGACTTTCAGCAAAAACTGGTGCAATCACCTCGTACAATTGCTACGTGGGCTGTTTTAGGGCGATACGCGACATTATTAGAAGTGATGAATAATGCTCAGCCAGATATTTTAATCGGTGTGTCAGGTGTGCCCGGTTTATTTACCGAACCAGTGATTAGAGCAATGAAATCACACTGCCCAATGCCAATTATTTTCCCGCTTAGTAATCCTATTAAACAAGTAGAAGCTACGCCAACACAAGTCATTAATTGGACGCAAGGCGAGGTTATTGTTGCAACCGGCAGTCCATTTAAACCCGTTGAATATCAAGGTAAAACTTTTCCTATCGTGCAATGTAATAATAGTTATATTTTTCCTGGTTTAGGTTTGGGTATTGTTTCAGCCAATATTAACCGTGTTACCGATGAAATGTTAATGGTTGCCAGCGAAACCCTTGCTAAAGCTTCACCATTAGCCAACACCGGGCTGGGTGAACTCTTACCCCCACTCACTGAGATTGCCAGTTTAAGTCGAAAAATAGCCTTTGCTGTCGCGAAAGTCGCTTTTGATCAAAACTTAGCTTTACGCATCGATGATGAAAGTTTACTCGCAAAAATAGAACAAAACTTTTGGCAACCAGAATATCGACAGTATCGTCGAAGTAGTGTGTAG
- the iscX gene encoding Fe-S cluster assembly protein IscX codes for MGYRWTDSLELALDLMEEHPDADPLKLHFPELMQWVIALDNFDDDPKHCGERVLEAIQLAWISEVD; via the coding sequence ATGGGATATCGTTGGACAGACTCATTAGAGTTAGCATTAGACTTAATGGAAGAGCATCCGGATGCTGATCCACTTAAATTACATTTTCCAGAATTGATGCAATGGGTAATAGCCCTCGATAATTTTGATGATGATCCTAAGCATTGTGGGGAAAGAGTACTAGAGGCCATTCAATTAGCGTGGATTTCTGAAGTCGATTAG
- a CDS encoding DUF2164 domain-containing protein, with amino-acid sequence MSEIKFSSTQKELLIQKLQHYFASELDQELAQFDADFLLDFFTKEMGNHYYNQGIYDAQQLLTEKLDYISDEMYQLEKPAN; translated from the coding sequence ATGAGTGAAATTAAGTTTTCATCCACACAAAAAGAATTACTGATTCAAAAACTACAGCACTATTTTGCAAGCGAACTTGATCAAGAGCTCGCTCAGTTTGACGCTGACTTTTTGCTTGATTTTTTTACTAAAGAAATGGGCAATCATTATTATAATCAAGGTATTTATGATGCCCAGCAATTATTAACAGAAAAACTTGATTATATTTCTGATGAAATGTACCAATTAGAAAAACCAGCCAACTAA
- a CDS encoding NnrS family protein, which translates to MQITDLNDEQKILPIFRLGFRPFFLGGAVFSLIAITLWLLIYKGTVSFSPYGGGYWWHIHEMIFGFGSAIIVGFLLTAVQNWTGIASVKGKPLAALFFLWLLGRVVMLMPDLLGATLSALIDLSFLLAIAYTLAKPILAIKQYRNLFFVPLLVMFTIANGEMHLATLYPQSVSLSYSGYAGVLLVVFLMSVMSGRVVPMFTANGTQTTKTTPAPLLDKLANGSLLLAMLMLLLHPLVGFVPMFFGIILIFAGLFQLIRWLRWRPWITLGVPLLWSLHFAIKFIWFGLILLGFSYIIDEIPSNHVWHLLTIGGMGGIILAMISRVSLGHSGRPLTPPKMMSVAFASITLSAMARVFGPWLVPEKTLLFVDISGFFWLVAFGLFTFYYGPMLLKAREDGRPG; encoded by the coding sequence ATGCAAATTACTGATTTAAATGACGAGCAGAAAATTCTGCCAATATTTCGCTTAGGCTTCCGACCCTTTTTTTTAGGTGGCGCTGTTTTTAGTTTAATTGCCATTACTTTATGGTTGTTAATTTATAAAGGGACCGTTAGCTTTTCACCATACGGTGGTGGTTATTGGTGGCATATTCATGAAATGATTTTTGGTTTCGGCAGTGCCATCATTGTTGGTTTTTTACTCACCGCAGTGCAAAATTGGACAGGTATTGCCAGTGTTAAAGGCAAACCCCTCGCCGCTTTATTTTTTCTATGGCTATTAGGCCGAGTAGTCATGTTAATGCCTGACTTATTAGGGGCAACATTAAGCGCTTTGATAGATTTAAGTTTCTTATTAGCTATCGCTTATACACTCGCCAAACCCATATTAGCAATAAAACAGTATCGAAATTTATTTTTTGTACCACTCTTGGTGATGTTTACCATCGCCAATGGAGAAATGCACTTAGCAACCCTTTACCCACAAAGTGTTTCGTTGAGCTACTCAGGTTATGCCGGTGTTTTATTAGTGGTATTTTTAATGTCCGTTATGTCTGGACGTGTTGTGCCAATGTTCACCGCTAATGGAACACAAACCACGAAAACAACCCCTGCTCCTTTACTTGATAAACTTGCTAATGGCAGTTTACTGCTTGCTATGCTGATGTTGTTGTTACATCCATTGGTGGGTTTTGTACCGATGTTTTTTGGCATTATCTTAATTTTTGCTGGTTTATTTCAGTTAATTCGTTGGTTGAGATGGCGACCTTGGATAACACTGGGTGTACCACTTTTATGGTCATTACATTTCGCCATTAAATTTATTTGGTTTGGCCTTATTTTATTAGGATTTAGCTACATTATTGATGAGATCCCCAGTAATCATGTTTGGCATCTATTAACCATTGGTGGCATGGGGGGGATTATTTTAGCAATGATTTCTCGTGTTTCTTTAGGGCATTCTGGTCGACCATTAACCCCACCTAAAATGATGTCAGTCGCTTTTGCATCTATTACCCTCTCGGCTATGGCTCGGGTATTTGGGCCTTGGTTAGTTCCAGAAAAAACTTTACTCTTTGTCGATATAAGTGGTTTTTTCTGGTTGGTTGCTTTTGGACTATTTACTTTTTACTACGGGCCAATGTTGCTAAAAGCACGAGAAGATGGGCGTCCTGGTTAA